A genomic segment from Tuwongella immobilis encodes:
- a CDS encoding metallophosphoesterase, whose amino-acid sequence MDVVPVNVQPTRRKFLRRMLCGGAALAGLTGLGVGYGFWEASQIRIRRQIIALPRLPQAFVGKTIAVMGDFHHGPFVSIAFIREAVAIAQQLNADAYALVGDFAHKGTDAAEQLPPCLEALSALRAPLGVFAVPGNHDLHENGRLYREIIGATTITDLTNRSIRLSIGSDSLCVAGVDDLWWGKPDLHAALHNVPEEMAVILLAHNPDFAEVRPDSRVGLMLSGHTHGGQAYVPGLGSAWLPSKFGDKYRSGLVDGPQSQVFVTRGLGEAGVPIRFNCPPEINLLTLTQPS is encoded by the coding sequence ATGGATGTTGTTCCTGTGAATGTGCAGCCGACCCGGCGGAAATTCCTGCGTCGCATGCTTTGCGGCGGTGCGGCACTCGCTGGCCTGACGGGGTTGGGAGTCGGGTACGGATTCTGGGAAGCCTCGCAGATTCGCATCCGCCGCCAAATCATCGCCTTACCGCGACTGCCCCAGGCGTTTGTCGGCAAGACGATTGCCGTCATGGGCGACTTTCACCATGGCCCGTTCGTCAGCATTGCCTTCATCCGCGAAGCCGTGGCGATCGCACAACAGTTGAACGCGGATGCATATGCACTGGTCGGCGACTTTGCCCACAAAGGCACGGACGCCGCCGAGCAATTGCCGCCCTGTTTGGAAGCGCTGTCGGCACTCCGTGCCCCGCTGGGCGTGTTCGCCGTTCCGGGCAATCACGATCTGCACGAAAACGGGCGGCTCTACCGTGAAATCATCGGTGCAACCACCATCACGGATCTCACCAACCGCTCGATTCGCCTGTCGATCGGATCGGATTCGCTGTGCGTGGCCGGCGTGGATGATCTCTGGTGGGGGAAGCCCGACCTGCATGCGGCCCTGCACAATGTCCCCGAGGAAATGGCGGTGATTCTTCTGGCACACAACCCGGATTTCGCGGAAGTCCGCCCCGATTCGCGGGTTGGCCTGATGCTCAGCGGCCACACGCACGGCGGTCAGGCCTATGTCCCAGGATTGGGGTCGGCGTGGCTCCCATCAAAATTCGGCGACAAATACCGCAGCGGCCTGGTCGACGGCCCTCAGTCGCAAGTGTTCGTCACCCGCGGCCTGGGCGAAGCCGGAGTCCCCATCCGATTCAACTGCCCACCCGAGATCAACCTTCTGACACTCACCCAACCGAGCTAA
- a CDS encoding macro domain-containing protein gives MSGIQYVKGDATCPQGTDVRIICHICNDIGSWGKGFVLAISKRWKSPEAEFRNWHASGLDGGFALGAVQFVPVEPSIWIANLVGQHGIKRNRSGPPIRYEAVAAGLAQIAVKASELGASVHMPRIGCGLAGGDWSQIEPLIQQHLIAAGVPVSVYDFDESQAPPQDASVGWIPGGN, from the coding sequence ATGAGCGGAATCCAGTATGTGAAGGGCGATGCCACTTGTCCCCAAGGAACAGACGTAAGGATCATTTGTCACATCTGCAACGACATCGGCTCATGGGGTAAGGGTTTCGTACTCGCGATTTCCAAACGGTGGAAATCCCCGGAAGCCGAATTTCGCAACTGGCACGCATCCGGTCTGGACGGTGGATTCGCTCTTGGGGCGGTACAGTTCGTCCCAGTCGAGCCGTCAATCTGGATTGCAAACCTGGTGGGCCAACACGGGATCAAGCGAAACCGCTCCGGCCCCCCGATCCGGTACGAAGCAGTCGCAGCAGGATTAGCTCAAATTGCGGTCAAAGCATCTGAACTGGGGGCATCGGTCCACATGCCTCGAATCGGATGTGGGCTGGCGGGCGGAGATTGGTCTCAGATTGAACCACTCATTCAGCAACATCTCATTGCCGCTGGCGTGCCAGTCAGCGTCTACGACTTTGATGAATCCCAGGCTCCCCCACAAGATGCAAGCGTTGGATGGATCCCAGGCGGAAATTAA
- a CDS encoding DUF1963 domain-containing protein: protein MTHRNPSWHRILGYCLGYDDRAWHETIREIPVSTRSIIDRWVRPIVTITAQECSLASLPLGESRFLGAPDLPAGFSWPVCAHGPLIFQAQINLSDLRHSVATHRFGLPSDGWLVLFAFDDEITGYQPGVVSRGADRVYKEVPDLTLLTYIPASAELVRFALPTGMRPWNHADFACSLTFGESLDIPWGYDTDDPRLHDEGVSEWMASMRGGWGCKLMGYPWHGRTENTSPGPDWRNLITLGSIQETGWSWCDGQHLDVYVHEDGLRNRSFHPFYGYAA, encoded by the coding sequence ATGACACACCGCAACCCGTCTTGGCACCGCATACTTGGTTATTGTCTCGGCTACGACGATCGTGCGTGGCATGAGACGATTCGTGAAATTCCTGTTTCCACACGTTCGATCATCGACCGATGGGTTCGCCCAATCGTCACCATCACGGCTCAGGAATGTTCGCTCGCGAGTCTCCCACTCGGAGAAAGCCGGTTTCTTGGTGCTCCAGACCTGCCTGCGGGATTTTCATGGCCTGTGTGTGCTCATGGACCCCTGATTTTTCAGGCTCAAATCAACCTGAGCGACCTTCGCCATTCGGTGGCCACTCATCGATTCGGGTTGCCGAGCGACGGATGGCTTGTGCTTTTCGCTTTCGACGATGAGATCACGGGATACCAACCCGGAGTTGTGTCTCGGGGGGCGGATCGTGTCTACAAAGAAGTCCCCGATTTGACGCTTCTGACCTACATTCCTGCTTCCGCCGAACTCGTGCGATTCGCGCTCCCTACCGGAATGCGGCCTTGGAACCACGCAGACTTCGCGTGTTCACTGACATTCGGTGAATCTCTTGATATTCCATGGGGCTACGATACCGACGATCCACGACTCCACGACGAGGGAGTGTCCGAGTGGATGGCCTCCATGCGAGGGGGGTGGGGGTGCAAGCTCATGGGCTATCCGTGGCATGGTCGCACCGAAAATACCAGCCCCGGACCGGATTGGCGGAACCTCATCACACTCGGGAGTATCCAAGAAACCGGATGGAGTTGGTGTGATGGACAGCACTTGGATGTGTATGTCCACGAGGACGGTCTTCGGAACCGTTCCTTTCACCCGTTCTACGGCTACGCAGCCTGA
- a CDS encoding alpha/beta fold hydrolase encodes MLGRFLLVAVVAGWFLVPPVMSADAMFDSNGVKIHYLTAGQGEPIVLLHGWMSDSSMWGSLDTNPMAKEFQLIAMDFRGHGKSDKPHQPEQYGPDMAEDVVRLLDYLKLPKAHLVGYSMGAIVAGKVAGTHPDRVISIVYGGQAPILTGAAKRDAREIDVFAKAVEAGNGLGPYLEDVWPANKPKITPKQADALAKLLYRGKDVVAFAAAGRGIKHLDVTPDQLKRCKVPTLLIHGSQEAESTQKRVAAILKFLDRGELHVIDGTDHVTTLAAPEFGKTIDRFLRANQQKPADR; translated from the coding sequence ATGCTGGGTCGCTTTCTGTTGGTGGCGGTGGTTGCAGGGTGGTTCCTGGTGCCGCCGGTAATGTCTGCGGATGCGATGTTCGACTCGAACGGCGTGAAAATTCACTATCTCACAGCGGGGCAGGGCGAACCAATCGTTCTCCTCCACGGCTGGATGAGCGATTCCAGCATGTGGGGTTCGCTGGATACCAACCCGATGGCGAAAGAATTCCAATTGATCGCCATGGATTTTCGCGGGCATGGCAAAAGCGATAAGCCACACCAACCGGAACAATACGGGCCTGATATGGCCGAGGATGTCGTGCGGTTGCTCGACTACCTGAAGCTGCCGAAGGCTCACTTGGTTGGCTACTCGATGGGGGCAATTGTCGCGGGGAAGGTGGCGGGCACTCACCCCGACCGCGTCATCAGCATTGTCTACGGCGGACAAGCTCCGATTCTCACGGGAGCTGCCAAGAGAGATGCCCGCGAAATTGATGTGTTTGCCAAGGCGGTCGAAGCGGGCAACGGACTGGGCCCCTATCTCGAGGACGTGTGGCCTGCCAACAAGCCGAAAATCACCCCGAAACAAGCCGATGCCTTGGCCAAATTGCTGTATCGTGGGAAAGATGTCGTCGCATTCGCCGCCGCCGGTCGTGGTATCAAACATCTGGATGTCACCCCAGACCAGTTGAAGCGGTGCAAGGTTCCGACGTTGTTGATCCATGGCTCCCAAGAAGCCGAATCGACCCAAAAACGGGTTGCTGCCATTCTGAAATTCCTGGATCGTGGCGAACTCCATGTCATCGATGGAACCGACCACGTCACTACCCTCGCCGCCCCAGAATTTGGCAAAACCATCGATCGGTTTCTGCGAGCGAACCAGCAGAAACCAGCCGACCGCTGA